A genomic region of Janthinobacterium lividum contains the following coding sequences:
- a CDS encoding DMT family transporter has product MQTRHYLFPVIAVLIWAINTIVSKMAVGVIDPAAISFYRWLLAGVLLALVFSRAVWKQRAVVQPYLGKLFVLGMLGMVMYQCLAYIAAQTTTATNMGILASLMPLLAVGLSVLLLKEAPTVGGVFGGLVSLLGLGYLLSHGDLAALISHGAAVGDALMLLACLSYAGYGVLLKRWKIPLNNWHSLLIQVWCAVPVLFVYYLSQSAPPVTGAGLPLVLFAGIPASIIAPFLWMHGLAKLGPSRATTLMNLLPVFTVIIAMLFLGETLHSYDVIGGGVTLLGVVMVQYLKRPLRRAKA; this is encoded by the coding sequence ATGCAAACCAGGCATTACCTGTTTCCCGTGATCGCCGTGCTGATCTGGGCCATCAATACCATCGTCAGCAAGATGGCCGTGGGCGTGATCGATCCGGCCGCCATCTCGTTCTACCGCTGGCTGCTGGCCGGCGTGCTGCTGGCGCTGGTCTTCAGCCGCGCCGTGTGGAAGCAGCGGGCCGTGGTGCAACCGTATCTGGGAAAACTGTTTGTGCTGGGGATGTTGGGCATGGTCATGTACCAGTGCCTCGCCTACATTGCCGCGCAAACGACGACGGCGACGAATATGGGCATCCTCGCTTCCCTGATGCCGCTGCTGGCCGTGGGCCTGTCCGTGCTGTTGTTGAAAGAGGCGCCCACCGTGGGCGGCGTGTTTGGCGGCCTCGTGTCGCTGCTGGGACTCGGCTATCTGCTCAGCCATGGCGATCTGGCCGCCCTGATTTCCCATGGCGCGGCCGTGGGCGACGCCCTGATGCTGCTTGCCTGCCTGTCGTATGCGGGCTATGGCGTGCTGCTCAAGCGCTGGAAGATTCCCCTGAATAACTGGCACTCGCTGCTGATCCAGGTGTGGTGCGCCGTGCCCGTGCTGTTCGTGTATTACCTGAGCCAGTCCGCGCCGCCCGTGACCGGCGCCGGCTTGCCGCTGGTGCTGTTTGCCGGCATCCCCGCGTCCATCATCGCGCCGTTCTTGTGGATGCATGGCCTGGCCAAGCTGGGACCGAGCCGCGCCACCACTTTGATGAACCTGCTGCCCGTGTTCACGGTGATCATCGCCATGCTGTTCCTCGGTGAAACCTTGCACAGCTACGATGTGATCGGCGGCGGCGTGACCTTGCTGGGCGTGGTGATGGTGCAATACCTGAAGCGCCCCCTGCGCCGTGCCAAAGCCTAG
- a CDS encoding O-methyltransferase, whose amino-acid sequence MHSIDTLDTLLSELEAFGNANDAAHVERASRMLNITRDTGELLAVMVHARGARRVLEIGTSNGYSTLWLARAVQALGGSVVTVEKAQDKFDMAHANFVRAQLQGVIGQLLADAGDVLRDAADGAYDFIFLDSARQQYESWWPQLDRVLAAGGVLVVDNASSHYADMAGFIEAIRADSRYTACLATVGKGEFIAVKAGN is encoded by the coding sequence ATGCACAGCATCGATACCCTCGATACCTTATTAAGCGAACTGGAAGCATTCGGCAACGCCAATGACGCGGCGCATGTGGAGCGGGCCAGCCGCATGCTCAACATCACGCGCGACACGGGCGAATTGCTGGCCGTGATGGTGCACGCGCGCGGTGCGCGGCGGGTGCTGGAAATCGGCACCTCGAACGGTTATTCCACCCTGTGGCTGGCGCGCGCGGTACAGGCGCTGGGCGGCAGTGTGGTGACGGTGGAAAAGGCGCAGGACAAGTTCGACATGGCGCATGCCAACTTTGTGCGCGCGCAATTGCAGGGCGTGATCGGCCAGTTGCTGGCGGACGCGGGCGACGTGCTGCGCGATGCGGCCGACGGCGCCTACGATTTCATCTTCCTCGATTCCGCGCGTCAGCAATATGAGTCCTGGTGGCCGCAGCTGGACCGCGTGCTGGCGGCCGGCGGCGTGCTGGTGGTCGACAACGCCAGTTCGCACTACGCGGACATGGCCGGTTTTATCGAGGCCATCCGCGCCGACAGCCGCTACACGGCGTGCCTGGCGACGGTCGGCAAGGGCGAATTCATCGCCGTCAAGGCGGGCAACTAG
- a CDS encoding chemotaxis protein CheB, with protein MLPTSDVAPPPAGLRLIAIGASAGGVEALGIVLRALPATCRAAVVVVLHLAPGRSSQLPHLYAERCQLPLREAQDKEPLQGGTVYFAPPDYHLQVEPDGCFSLSQEAPVYFSRPSIDVLLETAAYAYRRAMLAIILTGASADGAAGLARVRQLGGSAWVQDPQRASYGIMPAAALKRAGADRVLDLPQMAASLALLDNGEDK; from the coding sequence ATGCTGCCGACCAGCGACGTCGCGCCACCGCCCGCCGGCCTGCGCCTGATCGCCATCGGCGCCTCGGCCGGCGGCGTGGAAGCGCTGGGCATCGTGCTGCGCGCCTTGCCCGCCACCTGCCGCGCTGCCGTGGTGGTGGTGCTGCACCTGGCGCCGGGCCGTTCGAGCCAGTTGCCGCATCTGTATGCCGAACGTTGCCAGCTGCCCTTGCGCGAAGCGCAGGACAAGGAGCCCTTGCAGGGCGGCACCGTCTATTTCGCGCCACCCGATTACCACCTGCAAGTCGAACCCGATGGCTGTTTTTCCCTGTCGCAGGAAGCGCCCGTGTATTTTTCGCGCCCGTCCATCGATGTTCTGCTGGAAACAGCCGCGTACGCCTACCGGCGCGCCATGCTGGCCATCATCCTGACGGGTGCCTCGGCCGATGGCGCGGCGGGCCTGGCGCGCGTGCGGCAGCTGGGCGGCAGTGCCTGGGTGCAAGACCCGCAGCGGGCCAGCTATGGCATCATGCCGGCCGCCGCGCTCAAGCGGGCCGGCGCCGACCGCGTGCTCGATTTGCCGCAGATGGCCGCCAGCCTGGCTCTGCTGGACAACGGGGAGGACAAGTGA
- a CDS encoding GAF domain-containing protein: MTFTISDAAYGTDTPAAKQAMYADLRSQLQGLLSGESDFIANTANFSSLVFNTMPGLNWAGFYFLKGEELVLGPFQGKPACIRIKKGRGVCGTTVVEGKSIVVQDVHAFPGHIACDVNSRSELVVPVFANGQIIGVFDLDSPLPGRFDDVDAQGVESLVRVLEAAIVAE, translated from the coding sequence ATGACGTTTACCATCAGCGACGCCGCCTACGGCACCGATACTCCCGCAGCCAAGCAAGCCATGTATGCGGACCTGCGCTCCCAGCTGCAAGGCTTGCTGTCGGGCGAGAGCGACTTCATCGCCAATACGGCCAACTTCAGTTCGCTGGTCTTCAATACGATGCCGGGTCTCAACTGGGCCGGCTTTTACTTCCTGAAAGGCGAGGAACTGGTGCTGGGTCCGTTCCAGGGCAAGCCGGCCTGCATCCGCATCAAGAAGGGGCGCGGCGTGTGCGGCACCACCGTGGTCGAAGGCAAGTCCATCGTCGTGCAGGATGTGCACGCGTTTCCCGGCCACATCGCCTGCGACGTCAATTCCCGTTCGGAACTGGTGGTACCCGTGTTTGCGAACGGCCAGATCATCGGCGTGTTCGACCTCGACAGCCCCTTGCCCGGCCGCTTCGACGATGTCGACGCGCAGGGCGTCGAATCGCTGGTGCGCGTGCTGGAAGCGGCTATCGTCGCCGAGTAA
- a CDS encoding hybrid sensor histidine kinase/response regulator — protein sequence MTAPIHILVVDDIAQNLVAAEAVLARPGIIILKASSGAQALELLLTHEVALALIDVQMPQMDGFELAELIRGSERTRSIPLIFLTAASREPSYSFRGYEAGAVDFLYKPIDVKALQSKVAVLVQLYQQKRELSAQLDELKHALHLNELFMAVLGHDLRTPLSVVMNGAMLLPMMSDHPKVVVTAQRIESSAKRMGRMVDQLLDLARIRSGTMELRSSTHDYLALARAIVDEFETAGQAPLVEISSVGELHGQCDAGLLSQVISNLLCNAITHGEAGTPVQLALDGRDADSIELRIANRGVIPAALLPTLFEPFQQAGEKRRTGQGLGLGLYTVNMFVKAHGGTVELSSTVTQGTVATVRIPRQCQVRVQAGLST from the coding sequence GTGACCGCTCCTATCCATATCCTCGTCGTTGATGACATCGCGCAAAACCTGGTCGCCGCCGAAGCCGTGCTGGCACGGCCCGGTATTATCATCCTGAAGGCCAGCTCGGGCGCGCAAGCGCTGGAATTGCTGTTGACGCATGAAGTGGCGCTGGCCCTGATCGACGTGCAAATGCCGCAGATGGATGGTTTCGAGCTGGCCGAGCTGATACGCGGCAGCGAGCGCACGCGCAGCATTCCCCTGATTTTTCTCACGGCCGCGTCGCGTGAACCGAGCTACAGCTTCCGTGGCTACGAGGCGGGCGCCGTCGATTTCCTGTACAAGCCCATCGACGTGAAAGCCTTGCAAAGCAAGGTGGCCGTGCTGGTCCAGCTGTACCAGCAGAAACGCGAGTTGTCGGCCCAGCTCGACGAGCTCAAGCATGCGCTGCACCTCAATGAACTGTTCATGGCCGTGCTGGGCCACGACTTGCGCACGCCCCTGTCGGTGGTGATGAACGGCGCCATGCTGTTGCCGATGATGAGCGACCACCCTAAAGTGGTCGTCACGGCGCAGCGCATCGAAAGCAGCGCCAAGCGCATGGGCCGCATGGTCGACCAGTTGCTGGACCTGGCGCGCATCCGCTCGGGCACGATGGAGTTGCGCAGCAGCACGCACGACTACCTGGCGCTGGCGCGCGCCATCGTCGACGAGTTCGAGACGGCGGGCCAGGCCCCGCTGGTCGAGATCAGCAGCGTGGGCGAGCTGCACGGGCAATGTGATGCGGGCTTGTTGTCGCAAGTCATCTCGAATCTGTTATGCAATGCCATCACGCATGGCGAGGCGGGCACGCCGGTGCAACTGGCCCTGGACGGACGCGATGCCGACAGCATTGAATTGCGCATTGCCAATCGTGGTGTCATCCCGGCCGCCTTGCTGCCGACCCTGTTCGAACCGTTCCAGCAGGCGGGCGAGAAGCGCAGGACGGGGCAGGGCCTGGGGCTGGGCCTGTACACGGTGAATATGTTCGTCAAGGCCCACGGTGGCACGGTCGAGCTCAGTTCGACGGTGACGCAGGGCACGGTGGCGACGGTGCGCATCCCGCGCCAGTGCCAGGTGCGCGTGCAAGCGGGACTGTCCACATGA
- a CDS encoding MAPEG family protein, with product MTPELTMLACTLVLALLQILLPALFRTRETGTAYNVSARDGDGPPVGKITGRLRRAQANLFETLPLFAAAVLIAHVTAQESALTLYGAALYLAARVLYLPLYAFGVPVVRTLVWCVSIAGLLMLFWAILFAS from the coding sequence ATGACCCCTGAATTGACGATGCTGGCCTGTACTTTGGTGCTGGCGCTGCTGCAAATCCTGCTGCCCGCGCTGTTTCGCACGCGCGAGACAGGCACGGCCTATAACGTGAGCGCGCGCGATGGCGACGGGCCGCCTGTGGGCAAGATCACGGGCCGCTTGCGGCGGGCCCAGGCGAATCTGTTCGAAACCCTGCCCCTGTTCGCCGCCGCCGTGCTGATCGCCCACGTGACGGCGCAGGAAAGCGCGCTGACCCTGTACGGCGCCGCCCTGTACCTGGCCGCGCGCGTGCTGTATTTGCCCCTGTACGCGTTTGGCGTGCCTGTCGTGCGCACGCTCGTCTGGTGCGTGTCGATTGCCGGTCTGCTGATGCTGTTCTGGGCCATCCTGTTTGCTTCCTGA
- a CDS encoding PAS domain S-box protein: MSAPAWPRGGGSMGELLRRRDWSATSLGALDGWPANLRTSVDIVLHSPMAMVLMWGPQHVMIYNDDYIQIAGERHPAALGGTVPAVWPEIWDWNARILEAGLRGETQVHRECCLPLLRDGQRTDVCFDLYYTPVHGADGQVDGVLCTALELTARMEEGRQLKLATAELGELNTTLQAEGEAVREANRRLGEERALLRALFQQAPSFMAMLRGPQHVFELANEHYLRLVGHRDLLGKTVEMALPEVKAQGFIELLDQVYRTGVPFEGRQVKVDLQTADGLTGQRHIDFVYQPIKDDEGVVTGILVEGIDVTERMEGEERLRLAQQAGGIGTFEWFPDTGAMVVSPTFRRLWGIADEEVVTERLLVSLVDARDQQKVGPSKLDLAPNPLEYVEYRIRRPADGALRWIARQGEVVAGRVPGQRRYVGVSFDVTERRHIEDELNASQERMAAIFGQASVGLSELGLDGRFQRVNGALCRMLGRSAEELLSLNMNDIMHPADVPGNGVLFQRLVETGESFSLEKRYLKPDGSQVWVSSNVSRLVDEQGHTRSLIAVKTDITDRRRVEKALHELNETLEHRVEQEVGERTKAEDALRQAQKMEAVGQLTGGIAHDFNNVLQIISGNLHLLQHLAGTDGLMRQRLDTAIAAVERGAKLSSHLLAFARRQPLQPVVADLARVVRNMDALLRRALGEAIDIVLVGGGGLWNTLIDRSQIENVILNLAINARDAMDGVGKLTIELGNVVLDEQYVHNLVDVPAGQYVMLSVTDTGRGMSGPVLQRAFEPFFTTKPEGAGTGLGLSMAYGFVTQSRGHIRIYSEPGVGTGVKIYLPRSLMAEADEELELSGVVTGGTETVLVVEDDVGVRTTVVDMLGALGYKVLKAEDGESALAVLHSGAQIDLLFTDVIMPGPVSSTEMARQARELQPDIAVLFTSGYAQDVIVHEGRLDAGVELLSKPYRREELARKLRHVLANRQQQMRARQFERSGAPVAGSTSASVRGSGTPGLDLTGHAPTPQGDMPTSMKILVVEDNLDSQLMVCELVGMLGHTVSGVSDGEAAWDLLNEQDFDILFTDVSLPGMSGIALARMVLRDKPDMRIIFSTGYGKESMDELGFSASVLRKPYDLMELQAALDQP, from the coding sequence ATGAGCGCGCCAGCCTGGCCGCGCGGCGGCGGCAGCATGGGCGAGCTGCTGCGCCGGCGCGACTGGTCCGCCACCAGCCTGGGTGCCCTCGATGGCTGGCCCGCGAATTTGCGCACCAGCGTCGACATCGTGCTCCATTCGCCGATGGCGATGGTGCTGATGTGGGGGCCGCAACACGTGATGATTTACAACGACGACTACATCCAGATCGCCGGGGAGCGCCATCCGGCGGCGCTGGGCGGCACGGTGCCGGCCGTCTGGCCCGAGATATGGGACTGGAACGCGCGCATCCTCGAAGCGGGGCTGCGCGGCGAGACGCAGGTGCACCGCGAGTGCTGCCTGCCGCTGTTACGTGACGGACAGCGCACGGACGTCTGTTTCGACCTGTATTACACGCCCGTGCATGGCGCCGACGGCCAGGTGGATGGCGTACTGTGCACGGCGCTGGAATTGACGGCGCGCATGGAGGAGGGGCGCCAGCTGAAGCTGGCCACGGCCGAGCTGGGCGAACTCAACACCACCTTGCAGGCCGAGGGCGAGGCCGTGCGCGAGGCCAACCGCCGCCTGGGCGAGGAGCGCGCGCTGCTGCGCGCCCTGTTCCAGCAGGCACCCAGCTTCATGGCCATGCTGCGCGGGCCGCAGCATGTGTTCGAGCTGGCGAACGAACATTATCTGCGCCTGGTGGGGCACCGCGATTTGCTCGGCAAGACAGTCGAAATGGCCTTGCCCGAAGTCAAGGCGCAAGGTTTCATCGAGCTGCTCGACCAGGTCTACCGCACGGGCGTGCCCTTCGAAGGGCGCCAGGTGAAGGTGGATTTGCAGACGGCTGACGGGCTGACGGGCCAGCGCCATATCGACTTCGTCTACCAGCCCATCAAGGATGACGAGGGCGTGGTCACGGGCATCCTCGTCGAAGGCATCGACGTCACCGAGCGCATGGAAGGCGAGGAGCGGCTGCGCCTGGCCCAGCAGGCGGGCGGCATCGGCACCTTCGAATGGTTCCCCGATACGGGCGCGATGGTGGTGTCGCCTACCTTCCGCCGCCTGTGGGGCATTGCCGACGAGGAAGTGGTGACGGAACGCCTGCTGGTGAGCCTGGTCGATGCGCGCGACCAGCAAAAGGTCGGACCCAGCAAGCTGGATCTGGCGCCCAATCCCCTCGAATACGTGGAGTACCGCATCCGCCGTCCCGCCGATGGCGCGCTGCGCTGGATCGCGCGCCAGGGCGAGGTGGTGGCCGGCCGCGTGCCGGGCCAGCGCCGCTACGTGGGCGTGTCGTTCGACGTGACGGAGCGGCGCCACATCGAAGATGAACTGAACGCCAGCCAGGAGCGCATGGCCGCCATTTTCGGCCAGGCTTCCGTGGGCTTGTCCGAGCTGGGCCTCGATGGCCGCTTCCAGCGTGTCAACGGCGCCCTGTGCCGCATGCTGGGGCGTTCCGCCGAAGAGCTGCTGAGCCTGAACATGAACGACATCATGCATCCGGCAGACGTGCCTGGCAACGGCGTGCTGTTCCAGCGCCTGGTGGAAACGGGCGAGTCGTTCTCGCTGGAAAAGCGCTACCTGAAGCCCGATGGCTCGCAAGTGTGGGTGTCGAGCAATGTCAGCCGCCTGGTCGATGAGCAGGGTCATACGCGTTCCCTGATCGCCGTCAAGACGGATATCACGGACCGGCGCCGCGTGGAAAAAGCGCTGCATGAATTGAACGAAACGCTGGAACACCGGGTCGAACAGGAAGTGGGTGAGCGCACCAAGGCCGAAGACGCCTTGCGCCAGGCACAAAAGATGGAAGCCGTGGGCCAGCTGACGGGGGGGATCGCGCACGATTTCAACAATGTGCTGCAAATCATTTCCGGCAACTTGCATTTGCTGCAGCACCTGGCGGGCACGGATGGCTTGATGCGCCAGCGCCTGGACACGGCGATTGCCGCCGTCGAGCGGGGCGCCAAGCTGTCGTCGCATTTGCTGGCATTTGCGCGGCGCCAGCCCTTGCAACCCGTGGTGGCCGATCTGGCGCGCGTGGTGCGCAACATGGATGCGCTGTTGCGGCGCGCCCTGGGCGAAGCGATCGACATCGTGCTCGTGGGCGGTGGCGGACTGTGGAATACCCTGATCGACCGCAGTCAGATCGAGAACGTCATCCTCAACCTGGCCATCAATGCGCGCGACGCCATGGATGGCGTGGGCAAGCTGACCATCGAGCTGGGCAACGTCGTGCTCGACGAACAGTATGTGCATAATCTGGTCGACGTGCCGGCAGGCCAGTACGTGATGCTGTCGGTGACGGATACGGGCCGCGGCATGAGCGGCCCCGTGCTGCAGCGCGCGTTCGAGCCGTTCTTCACGACCAAGCCGGAAGGCGCGGGCACGGGCCTGGGTTTGTCGATGGCGTATGGCTTTGTCACGCAAAGCCGCGGCCATATCCGCATCTACAGTGAACCTGGCGTGGGCACGGGAGTCAAAATCTATTTGCCCCGCTCGCTGATGGCGGAAGCGGACGAGGAACTGGAGCTGAGCGGCGTCGTCACGGGCGGCACGGAAACGGTGCTGGTGGTGGAAGACGACGTGGGCGTGCGCACCACCGTGGTCGACATGCTCGGGGCGCTCGGCTACAAGGTGCTCAAGGCCGAGGATGGCGAAAGCGCGCTGGCCGTGCTGCACAGCGGCGCGCAGATCGACTTGCTGTTTACGGACGTGATCATGCCCGGTCCCGTCAGCAGCACGGAGATGGCGCGCCAGGCGCGCGAGTTGCAGCCCGATATCGCCGTGCTGTTTACCTCGGGCTACGCGCAGGATGTCATCGTGCACGAAGGGCGTCTCGACGCGGGGGTGGAATTGCTCAGCAAACCGTACCGGCGCGAAGAGCTGGCGCGCAAGCTGCGCCATGTGCTGGCCAACCGCCAGCAGCAAATGCGCGCGCGCCAGTTTGAACGGTCCGGCGCGCCGGTGGCCGGCAGCACCTCGGCCAGCGTGCGGGGAAGCGGCACGCCGGGGCTGGACTTGACGGGCCATGCGCCAACACCGCAGGGTGACATGCCGACATCGATGAAAATACTCGTGGTGGAAGACAATCTCGATTCGCAGCTGATGGTGTGCGAACTGGTGGGTATGCTGGGCCACACGGTCAGCGGCGTGTCCGATGGCGAGGCGGCGTGGGATCTGCTCAACGAGCAAGACTTCGATATCCTGTTTACGGATGTCAGCCTGCCCGGTATGTCCGGCATCGCATTGGCACGCATGGTGCTGCGCGATAAACCGGACATGCGCATCATCTTTTCCACGGGCTATGGCAAGGAATCGATGGATGAACTGGGTTTTTCCGCCAGCGTCCTGCGCAAGCCTTATGATTTGATGGAGTTGCAAGCGGCACTCGACCAACCCTGA
- a CDS encoding CheR family methyltransferase — protein sequence MLLDDDIFDIELKLLLEGILLRYQHDFRDYSVASLRRRMRQAMERFGCASLSQLQDRILHEPAMFAQMLQFFTVQVSEMFRDPAYFRALREKVVPILHTYPSIKIWVAGCSSGEEVWSLAILLEEEGLLERSMIYATDINVEALAAAEAGIYPIERIAQFSENYQLAGGKRSLSDYYTAAYKGAIFERRLRRQFVFADHSLATDSVFSEVHMVSCRNVMIYFNKDLQDRSLGLFHEALVNRGFLGLGMKESLHFSRHAASFNELSPAERIFQRA from the coding sequence ATGTTGTTAGATGACGATATTTTCGATATAGAACTGAAGTTATTGCTTGAGGGAATACTGCTGCGGTATCAGCACGATTTCCGCGACTATTCCGTCGCGTCGCTGCGCCGGCGCATGCGCCAGGCCATGGAGCGCTTCGGCTGCGCCAGCCTGTCGCAATTACAGGACCGCATCTTGCACGAGCCGGCCATGTTCGCGCAGATGCTGCAGTTTTTCACGGTGCAAGTGAGCGAAATGTTCCGCGATCCCGCGTATTTCCGTGCCTTGCGCGAAAAAGTCGTGCCCATCCTGCATACCTATCCCTCCATCAAGATCTGGGTGGCCGGCTGCAGCAGCGGGGAAGAGGTGTGGTCGCTGGCCATCTTGCTGGAAGAAGAGGGCTTGCTTGAGCGCAGCATGATTTACGCGACCGATATCAATGTGGAAGCGCTGGCTGCGGCCGAAGCGGGCATCTATCCGATCGAGCGCATCGCCCAGTTCAGCGAGAATTACCAGCTGGCGGGCGGCAAGCGCTCGCTGTCCGACTATTACACGGCCGCCTACAAGGGCGCCATCTTTGAGCGGCGCTTGCGGCGCCAGTTCGTTTTCGCCGACCACAGCCTGGCGACGGATAGCGTGTTTTCGGAGGTGCACATGGTTTCCTGCCGTAACGTCATGATTTACTTCAATAAAGACTTGCAGGACCGCAGCCTGGGCCTGTTCCATGAAGCGCTGGTGAACCGGGGCTTCCTGGGCCTGGGCATGAAGGAAAGCCTGCACTTCAGCCGCCATGCGGCCAGCTTCAACGAGCTGAGTCCGGCTGAACGCATCTTCCAGCGTGCCTGA
- a CDS encoding LysR family transcriptional regulator — MRALDTHALTLFCAVARCLNFRQAAEQLHMTQPPLSRAIKGLEERLGTRLFERDTQGVALTQAGRTLLPQALHILDLLETAQESLQRDSAPARLRLGLTSAVAAGLFRPLLAALEGQLGNIRLELTAAPSPRLVAAVRKGQLDAALLALPSATFELAVQPLARQPMMLALPAGHRLAKKRKLSLADIAAESIYWFERARQPAFFDHCQVVFRRHGFAPFFLREAPDHHVLLGDVAAGKGMALLADSFRALRLAGVVYRPLLEGEELAAGIGLAWREEHGHAALPLLRQLAQEHLKK; from the coding sequence ATGAGAGCCCTCGATACCCATGCCTTGACCCTGTTTTGCGCCGTCGCCCGCTGCCTGAACTTCCGCCAGGCGGCAGAACAGTTGCACATGACCCAGCCGCCCTTGTCGCGCGCCATCAAGGGGCTGGAAGAGCGGCTGGGCACGCGCCTGTTCGAGCGCGACACGCAGGGCGTGGCCTTGACGCAGGCGGGCCGCACCCTGCTGCCGCAGGCGCTGCACATCCTCGATTTGCTGGAGACGGCGCAAGAATCGCTGCAGCGTGACAGCGCGCCCGCGCGCCTGCGCCTGGGCCTGACGAGTGCCGTGGCGGCCGGCCTGTTCCGCCCGCTGCTGGCGGCGCTGGAGGGGCAACTGGGCAATATTCGCCTGGAACTGACGGCCGCACCATCGCCGCGCCTGGTCGCGGCCGTGCGCAAGGGCCAGCTGGACGCGGCCCTGCTTGCCTTGCCCAGCGCCACGTTCGAGCTGGCCGTGCAGCCGCTGGCGCGCCAGCCCATGATGCTGGCCCTGCCCGCCGGGCACCGGCTGGCGAAAAAGCGCAAGCTCAGCCTGGCCGACATCGCGGCAGAATCGATTTACTGGTTCGAACGGGCGCGCCAGCCCGCCTTCTTCGACCATTGCCAGGTAGTTTTCCGCCGGCATGGTTTCGCGCCGTTTTTCCTGCGCGAAGCGCCCGACCACCATGTGCTGCTCGGCGATGTGGCGGCCGGCAAGGGCATGGCCCTGCTGGCCGATTCCTTCCGCGCGCTGCGCCTGGCCGGCGTGGTCTACCGGCCATTGCTGGAAGGCGAGGAATTGGCGGCCGGCATCGGCCTGGCCTGGCGGGAAGAGCACGGCCATGCGGCCCTGCCCCTGCTGCGCCAGCTGGCGCAAGAACATCTGAAAAAATGA
- a CDS encoding aldo/keto reductase: MQQRYIGHSGLTSSALGLGCMGMSEFYGATDEAQSLATLEAALAAGVTLFDTADAYGFGHNEQLLGRFLVSHRGQALVATKCGLAREAGSYARRVDNSPAYIRQACVASLARLGVESIDLFYLHRLNLETPLEESMGALAQLLQEGKIRAVGLCEVSAATLLRAAALCPVAAVQSEYSLWTREPEQGVLAACREVGASFFAYSPLGRGFLTGVIADAASLDAGDFRQFNPRFAAGNLARNQAIVAQVKGIARAKGCTPAQLALAWLLAQGDDIIPIPGTKRIAYLHDNLGALAVHLDGAELAAMNAAFPLGMAAGARYTEEGMKGVDA; encoded by the coding sequence CTGCAACAACGATACATTGGCCATAGCGGCTTGACCAGCTCGGCATTGGGCCTGGGCTGCATGGGCATGTCGGAATTCTATGGCGCGACGGACGAGGCGCAATCGCTGGCCACCCTGGAAGCGGCGCTGGCGGCGGGCGTGACCCTGTTCGACACGGCCGACGCCTACGGTTTCGGCCACAACGAGCAATTGCTGGGGCGCTTTTTGGTCAGCCATCGGGGACAAGCCCTGGTCGCCACCAAGTGCGGCCTGGCGCGCGAGGCGGGCAGTTATGCGCGCCGCGTCGACAATTCCCCCGCCTACATCCGCCAGGCATGTGTAGCGTCGCTGGCGCGCCTGGGCGTGGAGAGCATCGACCTGTTCTACCTGCACCGCCTGAACCTGGAGACGCCGCTGGAGGAATCGATGGGGGCGCTGGCGCAGCTGCTGCAAGAGGGCAAGATCCGCGCCGTGGGCCTGTGCGAAGTAAGTGCCGCCACCCTGTTGCGCGCGGCGGCGCTCTGCCCCGTGGCGGCCGTGCAGAGCGAATATTCGCTGTGGACGCGCGAACCGGAGCAGGGCGTGCTGGCCGCCTGCCGCGAAGTAGGCGCCAGTTTCTTTGCCTACAGCCCGCTGGGGCGCGGTTTCCTGACGGGGGTCATTGCCGATGCGGCCAGTCTCGACGCGGGCGACTTTCGCCAGTTCAATCCCCGTTTCGCGGCGGGAAACCTGGCGCGCAACCAGGCCATCGTTGCGCAAGTCAAGGGCATCGCGCGCGCAAAAGGCTGCACCCCGGCCCAGTTGGCGCTGGCCTGGCTGCTGGCGCAAGGCGACGACATCATTCCCATTCCCGGCACCAAGCGCATCGCCTACCTGCACGACAACCTCGGCGCGCTGGCCGTGCATCTGGACGGGGCCGAACTGGCGGCGATGAACGCGGCCTTTCCCTTGGGCATGGCGGCGGGCGCGCGCTACACGGAGGAGGGCATGAAGGGCGTGGACGCGTGA